Proteins encoded together in one Chitinophaga sp. LS1 window:
- a CDS encoding HAD-IIIC family phosphatase, protein MPKEVKCIVWDLDNTIWDGTLLEDADVRLKPEMRELLKQFDERGILHSIASKNNADDAMKKLSEFGIDHYFLYPQIAWDAKSYAITVIQQQLNIGKDTIVFVDDQIFEREEVLSQHPEIECIDAKMYLQLSSLERFNPSVITEDTANRRLMYKADIDRKNQEEEFRGPQEEFMAGLDLRFIISKAEEKDLKRVEELTIRTNQLNATGVTYSYEELLHFSKAQDYDLFVCELSDKFGSYGKIGIALVEKSPETWCCKLLLMSCRVVSRGVGTVMLSHIMSAAKKNNVRLLADFKQTDRNRMMYVTFKFANFYELRNDKNGNIQFGHDLEEIPGIPNYINVEII, encoded by the coding sequence ATGCCAAAAGAAGTAAAGTGTATTGTCTGGGATCTTGACAATACTATCTGGGACGGAACATTACTGGAAGATGCAGATGTAAGGTTAAAACCAGAAATGAGGGAGCTGTTGAAACAATTTGACGAGAGAGGAATTCTTCATTCTATAGCCAGTAAAAATAATGCAGATGATGCGATGAAGAAACTATCTGAGTTTGGTATAGATCATTATTTTCTTTATCCGCAGATCGCTTGGGATGCCAAGTCATATGCGATTACTGTTATTCAGCAACAATTAAATATCGGAAAAGATACCATCGTATTTGTCGATGACCAGATCTTTGAACGTGAAGAGGTCCTGAGCCAACATCCGGAAATAGAATGTATAGATGCAAAGATGTATCTGCAGCTGTCTTCCCTGGAACGGTTTAATCCCAGCGTGATAACAGAGGATACTGCTAACAGGAGATTGATGTACAAAGCTGATATCGACAGAAAAAATCAGGAAGAAGAGTTTAGAGGTCCGCAGGAAGAATTCATGGCAGGGCTGGATCTGCGCTTTATTATCTCCAAAGCAGAGGAAAAGGACCTGAAGCGTGTGGAAGAATTAACGATACGTACCAACCAGCTGAATGCAACCGGTGTAACGTATAGCTATGAAGAATTATTGCACTTTTCAAAAGCACAGGATTATGATCTGTTTGTGTGCGAACTGTCAGATAAATTCGGTTCATACGGTAAGATTGGCATCGCACTGGTTGAAAAATCACCGGAAACCTGGTGTTGTAAACTGTTGTTAATGTCATGCCGGGTTGTATCACGGGGCGTGGGAACGGTGATGCTATCACATATTATGTCAGCAGCAAAGAAGAACAATGTCAGATTATTAGCAGATTTTAAACAGACAGACCGGAATAGAATGATGTATGTCACCTTTAAGTTCGCAAATTTCTATGAGCTACGCAATGACAAAAATGGCAACATTCAGTTTGGTCATGATCTCGAAGAAATCCCTGGAATACCTAATTATATAAATGTTGAAATAATATAA
- a CDS encoding thioesterase II family protein: MIDNNMAERIKVFCIPFAGGSAAIYNTWKELAPSTIEIVPVELAGRGSRMTDPLYKDIHAVVKDVLSIIQPHITRERYILFGHSMGGLISYLLSSEIAKRGLPQPLHLFVSGKGTPHNNRPDKKKYHKMPFPEFKEKVLNLGGTPEGFFDSPELMELFLPLLISDFTLAETEFDEQIIHPLDCDISLLIGNQEDLTSEQIEGWRDYTKGDFNVYRFEGGHFFIHDHKPAIIQLLSNHQ; the protein is encoded by the coding sequence ATGATAGATAATAATATGGCTGAAAGGATAAAAGTATTCTGTATCCCATTTGCAGGAGGAAGTGCTGCAATTTATAATACATGGAAGGAATTAGCACCTTCTACAATCGAAATAGTACCTGTAGAACTGGCAGGAAGAGGCAGTAGGATGACCGATCCGCTTTATAAAGACATACATGCTGTAGTAAAGGATGTATTGTCCATCATTCAGCCCCATATCACCAGAGAAAGATATATACTTTTCGGACATAGTATGGGAGGATTGATCAGTTACTTGTTGTCAAGTGAAATTGCAAAAAGAGGATTGCCTCAGCCACTTCATCTTTTTGTGTCAGGAAAGGGAACACCGCACAATAACCGCCCTGACAAAAAGAAATATCATAAAATGCCATTCCCTGAATTTAAAGAAAAGGTGTTGAACCTAGGCGGTACACCAGAAGGCTTTTTTGATAGCCCTGAGTTAATGGAGTTGTTTCTGCCACTGTTAATAAGTGATTTTACGCTGGCAGAAACAGAGTTTGATGAACAGATCATTCATCCACTGGATTGTGATATCAGTCTGCTCATAGGAAATCAGGAAGACCTGACTTCAGAACAGATAGAAGGTTGGCGGGATTATACGAAGGGCGATTTTAATGTATATAGATTCGAAGGCGGACATTTTTTTATCCACGATCATAAACCTGCAATCATCCAATTGTTAAGCAACCATCAATAA
- a CDS encoding acyl carrier protein, translating into MEVKEKIRKFILKNIVVFDEESSVTLHDDDDIFKKGYVNSLFGMKLLGFIENEFGFTVENEDIKLQNFSTVHNIVSLIEKKTNKNDR; encoded by the coding sequence ATGGAAGTAAAAGAGAAAATCAGAAAGTTCATACTGAAGAACATTGTCGTGTTTGATGAGGAAAGTTCGGTAACCTTACATGATGATGATGATATTTTTAAGAAAGGATATGTGAATTCATTGTTTGGAATGAAACTGCTTGGTTTTATTGAAAATGAATTCGGGTTCACAGTAGAAAATGAGGATATCAAGCTGCAAAACTTTAGTACCGTTCATAACATTGTTAGTTTGATTGAAAAGAAAACCAATAAAAATGACAGATGA
- a CDS encoding 4'-phosphopantetheinyl transferase family protein, producing the protein MLLYYSTIDTPCEDATWNYHFKMLSPACRKRNLSYGHKAEKKRHLLGRLLLNSGFQTLGASVNPLENLQYNIFNRPFVEGDIDFNISAAGKYVICAMGRNIRLGIDVEPYAQDDITFYKHTMSDAQWQEIILSEQPGREFINRWTVKESVMKAIGHGIYNKRMENIIINAKAGTAHHGDMTWYLHFPRLDGDHQVCLASDHVIPEYCLQELNFF; encoded by the coding sequence ATGCTGCTTTATTATTCAACCATTGACACACCTTGTGAAGATGCAACCTGGAATTATCATTTTAAAATGCTCTCGCCTGCATGTAGAAAAAGGAATCTGTCGTACGGGCATAAAGCGGAAAAGAAGAGGCATTTATTAGGCAGATTATTGTTGAATAGCGGTTTTCAGACACTTGGTGCATCTGTTAACCCACTGGAAAACCTGCAGTACAACATATTCAACCGACCATTCGTAGAAGGTGACATTGACTTTAATATTTCGGCTGCAGGCAAATATGTGATTTGTGCAATGGGGCGAAATATTCGCTTAGGTATTGATGTAGAGCCTTATGCACAGGATGATATTACCTTTTATAAGCATACCATGAGTGATGCGCAATGGCAGGAAATTATCCTTTCTGAACAACCTGGCCGGGAATTTATAAACCGATGGACGGTGAAGGAAAGTGTCATGAAAGCTATAGGACATGGTATATACAACAAGCGTATGGAAAACATAATAATTAATGCAAAGGCCGGCACTGCCCATCATGGAGATATGACTTGGTATCTTCATTTTCCGCGCTTGGATGGTGACCATCAGGTTTGCCTGG
- a CDS encoding 3-hydroxyacyl-CoA dehydrogenase family protein: MIAVIGAGIMGTGIALDFALNGYNVVLIDISEEVLNTAKSKLRSDLRMVKMVKEQFQQVTLEEVLGRIRFEIGLQSVAEANFVIENIPENWQLKEQLYKELNPLMKKDMTLAINTSCIEIAKVATCFNHPDRVIGAHFMNPVPLKKMVEVIKSPLTEEDTLADMKKTLATLGKKAIVVNDKPGFVSNRVSHLYMNEAAMLLEEQVASAADIDQIFTLGYGHAMGPLATADLIGIDTVVNSLEVLYDSYKDNRFMCCKLLREMVGKGLLGRKSGEGFFKY, translated from the coding sequence ATGATAGCAGTAATAGGAGCCGGTATAATGGGTACAGGCATTGCGCTTGACTTTGCCCTGAATGGATACAATGTAGTTTTGATTGATATAAGTGAAGAAGTGCTGAATACCGCCAAATCAAAATTGAGATCAGACTTGAGGATGGTAAAAATGGTAAAAGAGCAGTTTCAGCAGGTTACGCTGGAAGAAGTATTGGGGCGCATCAGGTTTGAAATTGGGTTGCAAAGTGTGGCGGAAGCAAACTTCGTGATTGAAAATATCCCGGAAAACTGGCAGTTGAAAGAACAATTATATAAAGAGCTGAACCCATTGATGAAAAAGGACATGACCCTTGCCATCAACACCAGCTGTATTGAAATTGCAAAAGTAGCCACCTGTTTCAATCATCCTGACCGTGTAATAGGTGCGCACTTTATGAACCCGGTTCCATTAAAGAAAATGGTAGAGGTTATCAAATCACCGCTTACAGAAGAAGATACACTGGCAGATATGAAGAAGACACTGGCAACGCTGGGCAAGAAGGCAATAGTGGTAAATGATAAGCCGGGCTTCGTCAGTAACAGGGTTTCCCATCTATATATGAATGAAGCAGCTATGTTGCTGGAAGAACAGGTGGCATCAGCAGCAGATATTGATCAGATTTTCACCCTGGGATATGGTCATGCAATGGGGCCATTGGCAACTGCAGATCTGATAGGAATTGATACAGTGGTTAATTCGTTGGAGGTACTATATGATAGCTATAAAGATAACCGCTTTATGTGTTGTAAGCTGTTGCGTGAAATGGTCGGTAAAGGCCTGTTAGGAAGAAAATCAGGAGAAGGGTTTTTTAAATATTGA
- a CDS encoding acyl-CoA dehydrogenase family protein, translating to MTDDQKQIQENARIFAASYIRPFATRFDEEQGISEDLIKEMARAGYLGATFPEKYGGMAMDCISYGLVTEQFSKACSSARALLTVHTSLVGETILRWGSDKQKNKWLPLIAAGEKIAAFALSEPEVGSDARNIRTAYSRQGTKFLINGKKKWISFAEIADVFLVVAQDNGTVSAFLVDADTPGVTVTPMRGFMANRGTYIAEITFTDLEVSEEQMLLSEGSGFTYIANTALDYGRYSVAWAGLGLAQESLDAMCHYAINRKQFGQRLSSFQSIQDMIADTTINVHSARGMCLNAGTLRREKHEHAYIETIMAKCFTSKIARTATDNAIQVHGANGCHNAYPVERLFREAKIFEIIEGTYQVHQEAISNFGIEQYGKPYRQ from the coding sequence ATGACAGATGATCAAAAGCAGATCCAGGAGAATGCCCGGATATTTGCAGCCAGCTATATCAGACCTTTCGCAACCCGGTTCGATGAAGAACAGGGTATATCCGAAGATCTGATAAAAGAAATGGCCAGGGCAGGTTATCTGGGGGCTACTTTCCCTGAAAAGTATGGTGGTATGGCCATGGATTGTATCAGTTATGGTTTAGTGACAGAACAATTTAGCAAAGCATGTTCCTCAGCAAGAGCCTTATTGACAGTGCATACTTCCCTGGTAGGCGAGACTATCCTGAGATGGGGGAGCGATAAGCAAAAGAATAAATGGTTACCACTGATCGCTGCTGGCGAAAAAATAGCAGCGTTTGCACTTTCCGAACCGGAAGTAGGGTCTGATGCAAGGAATATCAGAACTGCCTATAGCAGACAGGGCACAAAATTCCTGATAAATGGCAAAAAGAAGTGGATCTCTTTTGCTGAAATTGCAGATGTCTTCCTGGTTGTTGCACAGGACAATGGAACAGTATCGGCATTTCTCGTGGATGCAGATACACCCGGGGTGACTGTAACACCCATGAGAGGCTTTATGGCAAACAGGGGTACTTACATCGCCGAAATTACATTTACTGATTTAGAAGTATCTGAAGAACAGATGCTATTGTCTGAAGGAAGCGGCTTTACCTATATTGCTAATACTGCTTTGGATTATGGTAGGTATAGTGTGGCCTGGGCCGGTTTAGGGCTCGCCCAGGAATCCCTTGATGCAATGTGTCATTATGCTATCAACAGAAAACAGTTTGGACAACGGTTGTCATCATTCCAGTCTATACAGGATATGATCGCTGATACAACGATAAATGTCCATAGTGCCAGAGGAATGTGTTTGAATGCCGGTACACTAAGACGTGAAAAGCATGAGCATGCATACATAGAAACAATCATGGCGAAGTGTTTTACATCAAAGATAGCCAGAACAGCTACAGACAACGCTATACAGGTGCATGGTGCCAACGGTTGCCATAATGCTTATCCGGTGGAACGTTTATTTCGTGAGGCGAAGATCTTCGAGATTATTGAAGGTACTTACCAGGTACACCAGGAGGCCATAAGTAACTTCGGTATAGAACAATATGGTAAGCCATATAGACAATAG